From one Lycium barbarum isolate Lr01 chromosome 6, ASM1917538v2, whole genome shotgun sequence genomic stretch:
- the LOC132599458 gene encoding transcription factor RAX2-like yields the protein MGRAPCCDKANVKRGPWSPEEDAKLKDFIHKYGTAGNWIALPQKAGLRRCGKSCRLRWLNYLRPNIKHGDFSDEEDRVICSLYANIGSRWSIIAAQLPGRTDNDIKNYWNTKLKKKLMGLILPNSSNNQKRSPYFPSTTTLQAHQNLLYTPNRSFIEQPIISSAQQNILYTNNNNNMVMTNFPNFGVTNYNFQNYPQLKGNNLLMFGGEASCSSSDGSYCSQMSFGKDIIKREEIMSTDYYLQQGQISSGDVAAFEEINQQFNLDYFGNMQLPTSCCTNVNNGSTTSGFNDENCNKSNVIGMFYY from the exons atgggaAGAGCTCCATGTTGTGATAAAGCAAATGTGAAAAGAGGGCCATGGTCTCCTGAAGAAGATGCAAAACTCAAAGATTTTATTCACAAATATGGTACTGCTGGAAATTGGATTGCACTTCCTCAAAAAGCTG GACTAAGGAGATGTGGGAAGAGTTGCAGATTGAGATGGCTAAATTATCTAAGGCCTAATATCAAGCATGGTGATTTTTCTGACGAAGAAGACAGAGTTATATGCAGCTTGTATGCCAACATTGGAAGCAG GTGGTCAATTATAGCAGCTCAATTACCGGGAAGAACTGACAATGATATCAAGAATTATTGGAACACTAAGCTCAAGAAAAAGCTCATGGGATTAATATTACCTAATTCTTCTAATAACCAAAAAAGATCACCCTATTTTCCATCTACTACTACTCTTCAAGCCCATCAAAATCTTTTGTACACTCCAAATAGGTCTTTCATTGAACAGCCCATTATTTCTTCAGCCCAACAAAATATTTTGTAcaccaataataacaacaacatggTGATGACCAACTTTCCTAATTTTGGTGTTACAAATTATAATTTTCAAAATTATCCACAATTAAAAGGTAATAATTTACTTATGTTTGGAGGAGAAGCAAGTTGTTCTTCATCAGATGGAAGTTATTGCAGCCAGATGAGTTTTGGTAAAGACATTATTAAAAGAGAAGAAATTATGAGTACTGATTATTATTTACAACAAGGTCAAATTTCAAGTGGTGATGTTGCTGCCTTTGAAGAAATTAACCAGCAATTCAATCTTGATTATTTTGGGAATATGCAGCTTCCTACAAGTTGTTGTACCAATGTCAATAATGGGAGTACTACTAGTGGATTCAATGATGAGAATTGTAACAAGTCAAATGTGATAGGGATGTTTTATTACTGA